A section of the Dehalobacter sp. DCM genome encodes:
- a CDS encoding small, acid-soluble spore protein, alpha/beta type, with amino-acid sequence MARFKPLSPESSTTAGSTAQTMGIEPVDEDGGEMTSREAGNMVKRMVQYAENHLKNNGHI; translated from the coding sequence ATGGCGCGATTCAAACCTTTAAGTCCCGAAAGCAGCACGACGGCAGGGAGTACAGCCCAAACGATGGGAATTGAGCCGGTTGATGAAGACGGCGGTGAGATGACATCCCGCGAAGCCGGTAATATGGTTAAACGCATGGTCCAATACGCAGAAAACCATCTGAAGAATAATGGACACATCTAG
- a CDS encoding desulfoferrodoxin, with translation MTELREVYKCNVCGNVIEVIHAGASSLVCCGQPMEKLEGKTEDTGIEKHLPVVEAVESGIKVRVGSVEHPMLEEHYIQLIEVLTADKVCRAELKPGQKPEAVFQVNIDAVVSVREYCNLHGLWKTK, from the coding sequence ATGACAGAGCTGAGAGAAGTTTACAAATGTAATGTATGCGGCAATGTGATTGAGGTCATTCATGCAGGGGCGTCATCTCTGGTTTGTTGCGGGCAGCCTATGGAAAAGCTGGAAGGTAAAACGGAGGATACCGGTATAGAAAAACACCTTCCAGTGGTAGAAGCGGTTGAATCAGGGATCAAAGTCCGCGTCGGCAGCGTCGAACATCCCATGCTGGAGGAGCATTATATCCAATTAATCGAAGTATTGACAGCAGATAAAGTGTGCCGCGCGGAATTGAAACCCGGTCAGAAGCCGGAGGCAGTTTTCCAGGTGAATATAGATGCCGTAGTTAGTGTGAGAGAATATTGCAACCTGCACGGTTTGTGGAAGACAAAATAA
- a CDS encoding sigma-54 interaction domain-containing protein, which produces MNAEKGFENTFNQSSLAIGHLEELIAFRNDFILGKVNDPSSCPYLHPEIAASWLRSRNYGVDPYVIGQTLSKRLNNETFQELLDTYATLIDVTSALIATFDGLMLVAGYSILLTDKDGVVLLHKNEWTTTPPFAAPDPVVGMVMDEKSVGTNAHSMCFNIKQPVQLLGPEHYCVQLKEDIIGFAVPITDDSNDLIAVLGLITMAKPQSLGDEHTNGLNAYIMDMLITISQAVEVRLRLEKKYATIISANNPMDGAQNNQGEGIVTVSNTGKIIHINQEGAKILNLDPHDIGDANIRDFLRVESPLMGFAGKGEKVDINETIYTEDDEKVYRISIRPTLGKDTRQLETVVLRFKTNRHSTVSANKKGSTTTYSFDDILGESREIKEAIARAQLFATSDENILLIGESGTGKEVFAQAIHNASCPQGPFMAVNCAAMPRELIESELFGYEGGSFTGADRSGRPGKIEMANGGTLFLDEIGDMPLELQAVLLRTLEDKQIMRIGGRRYKKVDFRLIAATNKDLNQMVKEKLFREDLYFRLSVLPVHIPPLRDRKNDIPLLIQYHMEIYCQKNGMKPMPISSVAAKKLNEYDWPGNLRELRNAMIYAMKTARTGTIEINNLPISILLNKKNEDEITSTGDDLTLKNLEKLTIERAMNRANNRVTLAADLLGISKATLYRKLIEYKIAVE; this is translated from the coding sequence TTGAATGCAGAAAAGGGTTTCGAAAATACCTTCAATCAAAGCAGTTTGGCGATTGGACATCTTGAAGAGCTCATTGCATTTAGAAATGATTTTATACTCGGTAAAGTCAATGATCCCTCAAGCTGCCCCTATCTGCATCCCGAGATTGCTGCGTCATGGTTAAGATCCCGGAATTATGGCGTTGACCCGTATGTTATTGGTCAAACATTGAGTAAGCGTCTCAACAACGAGACATTTCAGGAGCTTTTGGATACCTATGCAACGCTGATCGATGTTACCTCAGCCCTGATCGCAACGTTTGATGGTTTGATGCTGGTTGCCGGCTACAGTATACTGTTAACCGATAAAGATGGTGTGGTTCTCCTGCATAAAAATGAATGGACGACTACGCCGCCTTTTGCTGCGCCGGATCCGGTGGTGGGGATGGTTATGGATGAAAAGTCCGTCGGGACAAATGCCCATAGCATGTGCTTCAATATAAAACAACCAGTTCAGCTTCTTGGACCGGAGCATTATTGCGTACAACTAAAAGAAGATATTATCGGATTCGCCGTACCGATCACCGATGACAGTAATGATTTAATTGCCGTGCTTGGGCTTATTACGATGGCCAAACCGCAATCACTCGGTGATGAACATACGAATGGACTTAATGCCTACATTATGGATATGCTCATTACAATATCCCAAGCCGTCGAAGTGCGGCTTCGTCTCGAAAAGAAATACGCGACGATCATATCAGCCAATAATCCAATGGACGGCGCGCAAAACAATCAGGGCGAGGGGATTGTCACAGTCAGTAATACAGGGAAAATCATCCATATCAATCAGGAAGGTGCAAAAATCTTAAATCTGGATCCACATGATATCGGTGATGCCAACATACGAGATTTTCTTCGTGTGGAATCGCCGTTGATGGGTTTTGCAGGGAAGGGCGAAAAAGTTGATATCAATGAGACTATCTATACCGAAGATGACGAAAAGGTTTACCGTATCAGCATTCGGCCGACATTGGGAAAGGATACACGACAGCTGGAAACAGTGGTACTCCGTTTCAAAACCAATAGGCATTCGACAGTATCTGCTAATAAAAAAGGGAGCACGACGACGTATAGTTTTGATGATATCTTAGGCGAGAGCAGAGAAATCAAGGAAGCTATTGCGCGTGCCCAACTGTTCGCGACCTCTGATGAAAATATTCTTCTCATCGGGGAAAGCGGGACTGGTAAAGAGGTTTTTGCTCAGGCGATCCATAATGCTTCTTGTCCACAGGGCCCATTTATGGCCGTCAATTGCGCAGCCATGCCGCGAGAACTCATCGAAAGCGAATTGTTTGGGTATGAGGGCGGCAGTTTTACAGGTGCAGACCGCAGCGGCAGGCCTGGAAAAATTGAAATGGCTAACGGCGGGACATTATTTTTGGATGAGATCGGTGATATGCCGTTAGAATTACAGGCAGTGCTGCTGAGAACGCTTGAGGACAAGCAAATCATGCGAATCGGCGGGCGCCGTTACAAAAAAGTTGATTTTCGCCTGATCGCGGCTACCAATAAGGACTTGAACCAGATGGTCAAAGAAAAACTTTTCCGTGAGGACCTTTATTTCCGCCTCTCGGTGCTCCCGGTGCATATCCCTCCCCTTCGGGACAGAAAGAATGACATCCCGCTATTGATCCAATACCATATGGAAATCTACTGCCAAAAAAATGGAATGAAACCGATGCCGATCAGCTCCGTTGCGGCTAAAAAACTCAATGAGTATGATTGGCCGGGTAATTTACGCGAGTTAAGAAATGCCATGATTTACGCTATGAAAACAGCCCGTACGGGAACGATTGAGATCAACAACCTCCCCATATCAATTTTATTAAATAAAAAGAACGAGGATGAAATAACGTCTACCGGTGATGACTTAACGTTAAAAAACCTTGAAAAATTGACGATCGAACGGGCGATGAACCGGGCCAATAACCGGGTGACTCTGGCAGCAGATCTCCTGGGTATCAGCAAAGCAACCTTATATCGTAAGCTTATTGAATACAAAATAGCCGTTGAATAA
- a CDS encoding FprA family A-type flavoprotein, producing the protein MKAVKVAENIYWVGGIDWHIRNFHGYMTQRGSSYNAYLVIDEKITLIDTVKHYLCDEMIARISDIVDPADIDYVISNHVEMDHSGSLPEIMAIATKATLVTSPNGEKGLKAHFKDQWNYRIVKSGDTLNIGKRTLAFVQTPMVHWPDNMVTYLPEDKILFSNDAFGQHIASSERFDDELPLGILLEEAQKYYANIVLPYGSQVQKALEAVSGLEINTIATSHGIIWRSHIPDILREYQKWSSNTTENKAVVVYDTMWNSTEIIADGIVEAFENKGYQVKLMNLRNNHISDIMTEVTTAKYICVGSPTLNNNIMPTVASFLTYMKGLAPKNRMGLAFGSYGWSGQSVGIIEQALKDCGFETLENIRIQYIPDEDQLEESIKKLEGSIL; encoded by the coding sequence GTGAAAGCAGTGAAAGTTGCGGAGAATATCTATTGGGTTGGGGGTATTGACTGGCATATCCGAAATTTCCATGGCTATATGACGCAAAGGGGAAGCAGCTATAATGCCTATCTGGTCATAGATGAGAAGATTACGCTCATCGATACGGTGAAACATTATCTTTGCGATGAAATGATTGCCCGGATCTCCGATATTGTCGATCCAGCCGACATTGATTATGTTATCTCCAATCATGTGGAGATGGATCACTCCGGCAGTCTGCCCGAAATCATGGCCATTGCCACCAAAGCCACATTGGTGACTTCACCGAATGGCGAAAAGGGCCTGAAGGCTCATTTTAAAGATCAGTGGAATTACCGGATTGTTAAATCCGGTGATACATTAAACATTGGGAAACGGACACTCGCTTTTGTCCAGACACCGATGGTCCATTGGCCGGATAATATGGTCACGTATTTGCCTGAAGATAAGATTCTCTTTTCCAATGACGCGTTTGGTCAGCATATTGCCTCAAGCGAGCGATTTGACGACGAGCTGCCGCTGGGAATTCTTCTGGAAGAGGCACAAAAATATTACGCTAATATCGTCTTGCCTTACGGTTCCCAGGTTCAAAAAGCGTTGGAAGCGGTAAGCGGACTGGAGATTAATACAATCGCAACCAGCCACGGCATCATTTGGCGTTCGCATATTCCGGACATTCTCCGTGAATATCAGAAGTGGTCGTCCAATACCACGGAAAATAAGGCGGTTGTGGTTTATGACACGATGTGGAACTCAACGGAAATCATTGCCGATGGTATCGTCGAAGCCTTTGAGAACAAAGGGTACCAAGTCAAACTGATGAATCTTCGAAATAATCATATCTCTGATATCATGACGGAGGTGACGACGGCGAAGTATATCTGCGTTGGCTCGCCCACCTTAAATAATAATATTATGCCGACTGTCGCCAGTTTCCTTACCTATATGAAAGGACTCGCCCCCAAAAACAGGATGGGGCTGGCTTTTGGTTCCTACGGATGGAGTGGGCAAAGCGTCGGTATTATTGAGCAAGCCTTGAAGGACTGCGGATTTGAGACTTTGGAAAACATTCGGATTCAATACATTCCAGATGAGGATCAGCTGGAAGAATCTATAAAGAAATTGGAGGGAAGTATTCTATGA
- the rbr gene encoding rubrerythrin: MKELKGSKTEKNLMEAFAGESQARNKYTYFASVAKKEGYEQIAALFLETAENEKEHAKIWFKQFHGIGNTVECLMAAAAGERAEWTDMYARMAAEAKEEGFNEIAALFEGVGKIEKEHEERYNDLLANIQNKEVFAKNEVKTWKCRNCGHQHTGADAPDLCPVCDHPQAYFEVIAENY; the protein is encoded by the coding sequence ATGAAAGAATTAAAAGGTTCGAAGACAGAGAAAAACTTGATGGAAGCATTCGCGGGGGAATCACAGGCCAGAAACAAGTATACTTACTTTGCTTCTGTTGCTAAGAAAGAAGGCTATGAGCAAATTGCTGCTCTCTTTTTAGAAACCGCTGAGAATGAAAAAGAACATGCTAAGATATGGTTCAAGCAATTTCACGGCATCGGCAATACGGTAGAATGCCTGATGGCTGCCGCGGCCGGAGAGAGAGCGGAATGGACCGACATGTATGCCCGGATGGCGGCCGAAGCCAAAGAAGAAGGCTTCAACGAAATTGCCGCACTTTTTGAAGGCGTCGGCAAGATCGAGAAAGAACATGAAGAAAGATATAATGACCTGTTGGCCAACATCCAAAATAAAGAAGTGTTTGCCAAAAATGAGGTCAAGACGTGGAAATGCCGTAATTGCGGACACCAGCATACGGGTGCGGACGCCCCGGACCTGTGCCCAGTTTGCGATCATCCTCAAGCCTATTTTGAAGTCATTGCCGAAAATTATTAA
- a CDS encoding sigma-54 interaction domain-containing protein: MAVVDLEPSAFSTSGKLISAQGTINVPDRWSKIMKLKTDFLQNKIKDPRNCSTIDPELAASWIRSRDYGVSPFIVGRMIKKQMERSLFQCFLAKQRSLLEITRNVIDEYKGMMLFADYGVILFDPQGLVLIQEDAWLKSSPFDKKEVRQSMVGKYMDEENAGTHAHSLSVNQKRPIQLLGHEHYSIAYSDTIASAVPITDEDGAVIAVLTLITPLVNGSRWENDFIGLTNYSKDLVVTMAHRIQALLSLEYSRNELNAYKNRLQVKAEALMAALDVADDAVVIIDEKGRFIDINHKAMHTFKLSDKPLAMTDLSQFMNDNTVMNLAGKGRSAEMREALHIGNKTHSYLVSIRPVMDEYTGLLNSAVLRFRSMAADKLRIVEHSPIPAVKDFNAVIGKSKEIKGAIKMARLFADCNENVLLVGESGTGKELFAQAIHAIYASAGPFVAINCAAMPRELIESELFGYEGGSFTGADRIGRQGKIELANGGTLFLDEIGDMPLKLQAVLLRTLEDKQVMRVGGLKTKKVDFRLIAATNRDLKQLVREKLFREDLYYRLSVLPIQLPPLRKRKNDILLLCEHFITEACQKRGREIVSLAPAASRLLVEYSWPGNIRELKNAMTYAVNISAKQFIELDDLPVSIRAGTLDKMY, translated from the coding sequence GTGGCAGTTGTGGATTTAGAACCATCTGCTTTTAGTACTTCCGGCAAGCTTATTTCTGCTCAAGGAACAATAAATGTTCCTGATCGATGGAGCAAAATTATGAAATTAAAAACAGATTTTCTTCAGAACAAAATAAAAGATCCGCGAAATTGTTCCACCATCGATCCTGAATTAGCTGCATCATGGATACGATCCCGCGATTACGGGGTGAGCCCGTTTATAGTCGGTCGGATGATCAAAAAACAAATGGAGAGGTCTTTATTTCAGTGCTTTCTGGCGAAACAACGGTCGCTGCTGGAAATCACGCGAAACGTTATTGATGAATACAAGGGCATGATGCTCTTCGCGGATTATGGCGTGATACTATTTGATCCACAGGGGCTGGTCTTGATCCAGGAAGATGCATGGCTGAAATCATCCCCGTTTGATAAGAAAGAAGTCCGGCAATCCATGGTTGGCAAATACATGGATGAGGAAAATGCGGGAACCCATGCCCATAGCCTCTCAGTGAATCAGAAACGGCCGATTCAGCTGTTGGGGCATGAGCATTACAGTATCGCTTACAGCGATACGATAGCGTCAGCAGTTCCGATCACCGATGAAGACGGAGCGGTTATTGCCGTTTTAACTCTGATAACCCCTTTAGTAAACGGATCCCGCTGGGAAAACGATTTTATTGGTTTGACGAATTACTCCAAAGACCTGGTTGTCACTATGGCCCATAGGATTCAAGCCCTTCTGAGTTTGGAATATAGCCGCAATGAATTGAACGCATACAAAAACAGGCTGCAGGTCAAAGCAGAAGCGCTGATGGCGGCATTGGATGTCGCCGACGATGCGGTGGTGATTATTGATGAAAAAGGCCGCTTCATTGACATTAATCATAAGGCGATGCATACGTTTAAACTGAGCGACAAACCGCTGGCGATGACGGATCTGAGTCAATTTATGAATGATAATACCGTAATGAATTTAGCCGGTAAAGGACGCTCGGCAGAAATGCGAGAAGCGCTTCACATCGGCAACAAGACCCATTCTTATCTCGTTAGTATCCGTCCGGTAATGGATGAGTACACCGGCTTATTGAATAGCGCGGTTTTGCGGTTCAGATCCATGGCCGCGGACAAACTGCGGATTGTTGAACATTCACCAATACCAGCTGTCAAGGATTTTAACGCGGTTATCGGAAAAAGCAAAGAGATTAAGGGGGCTATTAAGATGGCCCGTCTTTTCGCTGATTGTAATGAAAACGTGCTTTTAGTCGGGGAGAGCGGGACCGGGAAGGAATTATTCGCTCAGGCGATTCACGCGATCTATGCTTCCGCAGGCCCTTTTGTTGCCATTAACTGTGCGGCCATGCCCAGAGAACTTATTGAGAGCGAACTTTTCGGCTATGAAGGCGGAAGCTTTACCGGTGCAGATCGCATCGGCAGGCAGGGAAAAATAGAATTGGCCAATGGCGGAACACTCTTTTTGGATGAAATCGGGGATATGCCGCTCAAATTGCAGGCTGTTCTTCTGCGTACGCTTGAAGACAAGCAGGTCATGCGTGTTGGAGGATTAAAAACTAAGAAAGTCGACTTCAGACTGATTGCAGCAACCAACCGTGATCTGAAGCAACTGGTCAGGGAGAAGCTTTTCCGAGAGGATCTTTACTATCGGCTTTCGGTTCTGCCGATACAATTACCCCCTTTGCGTAAGCGGAAAAATGATATATTGCTCTTATGTGAGCACTTTATTACAGAAGCTTGCCAAAAGAGGGGCAGGGAGATCGTTTCTTTGGCACCTGCTGCATCCCGGCTTCTGGTGGAGTATAGCTGGCCCGGCAATATTCGTGAACTTAAGAATGCGATGACCTATGCTGTCAATATCAGTGCAAAGCAATTCATCGAACTCGATGATTTGCCGGTGTCTATTCGTGCGGGAACACTCGATAAAATGTATTAG
- a CDS encoding MFS transporter has translation MDKAKSVKAVLLVSSCDTNASSALIIPLMGMLAVMFPDSGTQISMLISLPSLVMIPTIFLSGKLSQYFSKKTLLNIGTACYIIGGFGACLVPNLTFIVIMRGIVGIGCGIVYPLIPALIAQFWEGDQRAKMMGWASAAGSILAMAMSVASGFLAVQNWRYPFFLDLLWIILLIAQIRVLPKVPPERIDPALMKTGERPRLTLSVYLDIFAMFIYLMVSMVYILKISIFISVENLGNAANAGLASSAVTFCAFLISLFFTMFLKYAKRFTPVISLAFLGICFYLLSIAYSFTLILAASVCMGFSLGLIFPYLNTRVSAIAPPGAKTFALSAMYTAGYTGQFLAAFYAQAIDHIVGGSLRGTFQFMVGNIGVCIVVATVCVLISMNMEKKKQLGTRVEQKTEPEITGR, from the coding sequence GTGGATAAGGCTAAATCGGTAAAAGCTGTCCTTTTGGTTTCCAGTTGTGATACGAACGCGTCCAGTGCATTAATTATCCCATTAATGGGTATGCTCGCAGTGATGTTCCCCGATTCCGGTACGCAGATCAGTATGCTGATCTCTCTGCCGTCCCTAGTCATGATACCAACCATTTTTCTGAGCGGAAAGCTGAGTCAATACTTCAGTAAAAAGACCCTTTTAAATATCGGAACGGCATGTTATATCATCGGTGGTTTTGGTGCCTGTCTTGTCCCCAATCTTACTTTCATTGTCATCATGCGCGGGATAGTCGGTATCGGGTGCGGTATTGTTTATCCGTTAATACCTGCGTTGATTGCTCAATTCTGGGAAGGAGACCAGAGAGCAAAAATGATGGGTTGGGCCAGTGCGGCAGGAAGCATTTTAGCGATGGCAATGTCCGTGGCATCAGGCTTTTTAGCTGTCCAGAATTGGCGCTATCCCTTTTTCCTCGATTTGCTGTGGATCATTCTTCTGATTGCGCAGATCCGCGTACTGCCTAAAGTCCCCCCGGAAAGAATAGATCCTGCTCTGATGAAAACCGGTGAACGACCCAGATTAACACTGTCTGTGTATCTGGACATCTTTGCTATGTTCATCTATTTGATGGTCAGTATGGTTTACATACTGAAAATATCGATCTTCATCAGTGTGGAGAATTTGGGGAATGCGGCTAACGCCGGTCTTGCTTCTTCCGCTGTGACTTTTTGCGCATTCCTGATCAGTTTGTTCTTTACCATGTTCCTCAAATATGCCAAACGCTTTACCCCGGTAATCAGTTTGGCTTTTCTGGGTATTTGTTTTTACTTGTTAAGCATTGCGTACAGCTTTACATTAATATTGGCTGCGTCTGTATGCATGGGTTTTTCTCTCGGATTAATCTTCCCCTATTTGAACACACGGGTTTCGGCGATTGCTCCGCCTGGGGCAAAAACATTCGCATTGTCGGCGATGTATACCGCGGGGTACACCGGACAATTCCTGGCTGCTTTTTATGCACAGGCTATCGATCACATTGTCGGGGGATCATTAAGGGGGACCTTCCAGTTCATGGTCGGAAACATCGGCGTTTGTATTGTCGTTGCAACCGTATGTGTTCTTATTTCAATGAACATGGAAAAGAAGAAGCAACTAGGAACACGCGTTGAGCAAAAGACTGAGCCCGAAATTACCGGCCGGTAA
- a CDS encoding spore coat protein, with amino-acid sequence MTERDIVTELLMGSKNEINKFSTVISESTTPKVRDMLRKQLQDVLDSHARIMDYAIEKAYYHPFDPSRELKEDLKQAYTALDLETWKMEPDEELSGKQTDTPILRS; translated from the coding sequence ATGACAGAAAGAGATATCGTTACGGAACTACTGATGGGATCAAAAAATGAAATTAACAAATTTTCGACTGTCATCAGTGAATCGACGACGCCGAAAGTAAGGGATATGCTGCGAAAGCAGCTTCAAGACGTGTTGGACAGCCATGCGCGGATCATGGATTATGCTATAGAAAAAGCGTATTATCATCCGTTTGATCCCTCACGGGAATTGAAAGAGGATTTGAAACAGGCGTATACCGCTTTGGATTTGGAAACATGGAAAATGGAACCGGATGAAGAATTATCAGGAAAGCAAACGGATACGCCGATATTACGATCATGA
- a CDS encoding fumarylacetoacetate hydrolase family protein — MKYLRFSDNHNVIRYGVVKDSLIFAINGDIFGEFMVTDKSYLIESVRLLAPVIPSKVLCIGLNYIDHAKEFGKPLPEEPLLFIKPPSSVIGPEENIIYPPQTANLHYEAELAIVIGKEAKNVERRQAAEYIFGYTVANDITARDLQHKDGQWTRAKGFDTFCPLGPWIETDIDDPGNLTVKLTLNGLTRQDSNTNNLVFDCFQLVEYLSGIMTLLPGDVILTGTPAGVGPMEAGDVVKAEIENIGALTNYVIK; from the coding sequence ATGAAATATCTTCGATTCAGTGATAATCACAACGTCATTCGATATGGTGTTGTCAAAGATAGTTTGATCTTTGCTATCAACGGAGACATCTTTGGGGAATTTATGGTCACCGACAAATCGTATCTAATAGAATCCGTAAGGCTACTGGCACCTGTAATCCCATCAAAAGTATTATGTATCGGACTGAACTATATTGATCACGCCAAGGAATTTGGGAAGCCGCTGCCGGAAGAGCCGCTTCTTTTCATCAAACCGCCTTCGAGTGTTATTGGTCCCGAAGAAAATATCATCTATCCCCCACAGACGGCCAATCTTCACTATGAGGCTGAACTTGCTATTGTGATTGGGAAAGAAGCTAAGAATGTAGAGCGTAGGCAAGCTGCTGAATACATATTCGGTTATACTGTTGCCAATGATATTACAGCTCGTGATCTACAACATAAGGACGGCCAATGGACAAGAGCGAAAGGTTTTGATACGTTCTGCCCGCTTGGTCCCTGGATTGAAACCGATATTGATGATCCTGGAAACCTTACAGTCAAGCTGACGCTGAACGGATTGACGCGGCAGGATTCCAATACAAATAACCTTGTATTTGATTGCTTTCAGCTTGTTGAATATCTATCGGGTATTATGACGTTGTTGCCGGGAGACGTGATCCTTACCGGTACACCGGCGGGCGTCGGGCCTATGGAAGCGGGTGATGTGGTCAAGGCCGAGATAGAGAATATCGGGGCTCTGACCAACTATGTGATAAAATAG